A genomic segment from Alteribacillus bidgolensis encodes:
- a CDS encoding Lon protease family protein, with protein sequence MRTDLKVNINNLAERCDPEMFSFETTAEIEQENKGIIGQHRAVKAMDFGLNVRNEGHHLFLTGPSGTGKTTYAKRKTKETAMAKETPPDWVYTYNFQNPDKPKAISMPAGTGSVFAQDVEELVQDIEDEIEKVLTGKPFERKKVEMAQQHEELMNKKWSDLEKQAREQEFTIERSQQGVVAIPLNENGEAHSDESFNQLPDDIREKVMKKSKELTRNVNEVLRHQQIAKRKLRKQLREAEEQLVHQSIHGFISSVKEDYQEFSNVLNYLNELEQDVIQHWKQFLPKKESEEEELNTILQVSQDVKQRYKVNVLVDHSQTKGAPVIYEIHPSYANLFGKVDYKNTFGSVSTDFSMMRAGSLHLTNGGYLILNAADVLSHPYSWKALKQVLRTGELRMENSYEDTEVFTKSVIKPEAIPLKIKVILIGTPSLYQLLYRADEDFKKLFKVKVDFDTDMERNIKHQLDYASFVASFCRKEQLHHLTKEALAKVIDYSTRLANNRRKLSTRFHEVTEILIEANYWAEKENESFIKDRHISEALKERFFRSNRSEQRLYEAIDDGTIMISTDGRAIGQLNALVVSHTGEYSFGHPTRVTARTYVGRKGIVNIDRESLLTGSIHTKGLHILSGYLQAEFAQDYPLPLAASITFEQSYFMVDGDSASSTELYALLSSLGQIPLRQDIAVTGSVNQFGEVQSIGGVNEKIEGFFYVCRKKGLTGTQGVIIPHQNVKHLMLRNEVIEAIENNLFHIWAVSTIKDGIEILTGMPAGEKDGDGNYPEETVYGTVQRRILKMLHTLSQQKFLENNSQEDKEETYKDGDFAPGKQGRTTI encoded by the coding sequence ATGCGGACCGATTTAAAAGTTAATATAAACAATCTTGCAGAACGATGTGATCCAGAGATGTTTTCGTTTGAAACAACGGCAGAAATTGAACAAGAAAACAAAGGAATCATTGGACAGCATCGTGCCGTTAAAGCGATGGATTTTGGACTGAATGTAAGAAACGAAGGCCATCACCTGTTTTTAACTGGCCCGAGTGGAACAGGGAAAACTACATATGCAAAAAGAAAAACAAAAGAAACAGCAATGGCGAAAGAAACACCGCCGGATTGGGTTTATACATACAATTTTCAAAATCCGGATAAACCAAAAGCGATTTCTATGCCCGCAGGAACAGGAAGTGTGTTTGCTCAGGATGTAGAAGAACTTGTGCAGGATATTGAGGATGAAATTGAAAAAGTTCTAACGGGGAAACCGTTCGAGCGCAAGAAAGTGGAAATGGCACAGCAGCATGAAGAATTGATGAACAAAAAATGGAGCGATCTTGAAAAACAGGCAAGGGAGCAGGAGTTTACCATTGAAAGAAGTCAGCAAGGGGTCGTTGCTATTCCCTTAAACGAAAATGGAGAAGCCCATAGTGATGAGTCATTTAACCAGCTCCCAGATGACATTAGAGAAAAAGTTATGAAAAAAAGCAAGGAATTAACGAGAAACGTAAATGAAGTGCTGCGTCACCAGCAGATTGCAAAAAGAAAACTTCGTAAACAGTTAAGAGAAGCAGAAGAACAATTAGTTCATCAATCTATTCATGGTTTCATTTCCTCTGTGAAGGAAGATTATCAAGAATTTTCTAATGTACTTAATTATTTAAATGAATTAGAACAGGATGTCATCCAGCATTGGAAACAATTTTTACCGAAAAAGGAAAGCGAAGAAGAAGAACTGAACACAATTCTTCAAGTGTCCCAGGACGTAAAGCAAAGATATAAAGTAAATGTTCTAGTTGATCATAGTCAAACCAAAGGAGCGCCAGTGATATATGAAATACATCCTTCATATGCCAATCTCTTTGGGAAAGTCGACTATAAAAATACGTTCGGGTCTGTTTCAACTGATTTTTCAATGATGAGAGCGGGGAGTCTGCATTTGACAAACGGGGGATATCTTATTCTCAATGCTGCAGATGTTTTATCCCATCCTTATTCTTGGAAAGCATTAAAGCAAGTATTAAGAACCGGCGAACTGCGTATGGAAAATTCCTATGAAGACACGGAAGTTTTTACGAAAAGTGTTATCAAACCTGAAGCAATTCCACTTAAAATAAAAGTAATATTAATTGGTACTCCTTCGTTATACCAGCTTTTATATCGAGCAGATGAAGACTTCAAAAAACTGTTTAAAGTGAAAGTTGATTTTGATACAGACATGGAAAGGAATATAAAACATCAATTAGATTACGCTTCATTTGTAGCATCCTTTTGCAGAAAAGAACAGCTGCACCACTTAACAAAAGAAGCATTGGCAAAAGTGATCGATTATAGTACAAGATTAGCTAATAATCGAAGGAAACTGTCTACACGTTTTCATGAAGTCACCGAAATATTAATTGAGGCCAACTATTGGGCGGAAAAAGAAAATGAATCCTTTATAAAAGATCGGCATATAAGCGAAGCATTAAAGGAAAGATTTTTTAGGTCTAATCGCAGCGAACAGCGGCTATATGAAGCTATAGATGACGGAACAATTATGATTTCAACAGATGGCAGAGCAATTGGCCAGCTAAATGCCCTGGTCGTATCCCATACCGGCGAGTATTCATTTGGCCATCCTACTAGAGTAACAGCAAGAACCTATGTGGGGCGGAAAGGGATCGTAAATATTGATAGGGAATCATTATTAACGGGGTCCATACATACAAAAGGGCTTCATATATTATCCGGCTATTTACAGGCTGAATTTGCTCAAGATTATCCTTTACCATTAGCAGCTAGCATAACGTTTGAACAATCTTATTTCATGGTTGATGGCGACAGTGCTTCAAGCACGGAGCTTTATGCATTATTATCTTCTCTAGGTCAAATTCCACTTCGCCAGGATATTGCAGTCACTGGTTCGGTAAATCAATTTGGAGAAGTACAGTCTATTGGCGGAGTGAATGAAAAGATAGAAGGTTTTTTCTATGTCTGCCGTAAAAAAGGTCTGACTGGCACACAGGGTGTGATCATTCCCCACCAGAATGTAAAGCATTTGATGCTGAGAAATGAAGTAATTGAAGCAATAGAAAATAATCTCTTTCACATATGGGCGGTCTCAACGATTAAAGATGGAATTGAAATTTTAACGGGTATGCCAGCTGGCGAAAAAGACGGGGATGGAAACTATCCGGAAGAGACTGTATACGGTACAGTACAAAGAAGAATATTGAAAATGCTTCATACGTTGTCTCAACAAAAATTTTTAGAAAATAATTCCCAAGAAGATAAGGAGGAAACGTATAAAGATGGCGACTTTGCCCCAGGAAAGCAGGGCAGAACAACGATATAA
- a CDS encoding acetate/propionate family kinase, whose protein sequence is MAKIMAINAGSSSLKFQLLNMPEEEVITKGLVERIGLDGPKITIEVDGEKVSETTPIPDHSAAVKKLLEGLTAHRIIESLDEINGIGHRVVHGGEKFSDSVLIEEEVLKGIEEVSELAPLHNPANIIGIKAFKEILPNVPSVAVFDTAFHQTMPKEKYLYSVPYEYYEKYGIRKYGFHGTSHKYVGQRAAELMEQPQKDLKIISCHIGNGASITAIDGGKSVDTSMGFTPLAGVTMGTRTGNVDPALIPFLMEKTGQTAEEIISVFNKESGMLGLSEFSSDLRDIEEHAKEGDEKAQTALDIYTTRIHKYIGAYAASMNGLDAIVFTAGVGENSLTIREKVCKGLEFMGVQFDEKKNDIRGEEAFINKEGSPVNVLIVPTNEEVMIARDTLRLG, encoded by the coding sequence ATGGCGAAAATCATGGCTATTAATGCAGGCAGCTCGTCTTTAAAATTTCAGCTGCTAAATATGCCTGAAGAAGAAGTGATAACCAAAGGTCTCGTAGAAAGAATCGGGCTTGACGGTCCTAAAATTACGATAGAAGTAGATGGGGAAAAAGTAAGTGAAACAACGCCGATTCCAGATCACTCCGCAGCAGTTAAAAAGTTATTAGAAGGTCTCACTGCACACCGTATTATCGAATCATTAGACGAAATCAACGGAATTGGACACCGCGTGGTTCACGGGGGAGAAAAGTTTTCTGATTCTGTTTTAATAGAGGAAGAAGTTTTAAAAGGGATTGAAGAAGTAAGTGAACTTGCCCCGCTTCATAACCCTGCCAATATTATCGGCATTAAAGCATTCAAAGAAATTCTTCCAAATGTACCATCTGTAGCCGTATTTGACACGGCATTTCATCAAACGATGCCAAAAGAAAAATACTTATACAGTGTACCTTATGAGTATTATGAGAAATATGGCATTCGCAAATATGGTTTTCATGGTACCTCTCATAAATATGTCGGCCAGCGTGCAGCAGAACTAATGGAGCAGCCGCAAAAGGATCTAAAGATTATCTCCTGCCACATAGGAAACGGAGCTAGCATTACAGCGATCGACGGCGGTAAATCTGTCGATACGTCTATGGGTTTTACGCCGCTTGCAGGAGTAACGATGGGCACGCGTACTGGAAATGTAGACCCGGCACTGATTCCATTTTTAATGGAAAAAACGGGACAAACTGCCGAAGAGATTATTTCTGTATTCAATAAAGAAAGCGGTATGTTAGGATTAAGTGAATTTTCAAGTGACCTTCGTGACATTGAAGAACATGCAAAAGAGGGCGATGAAAAAGCTCAAACGGCTCTAGACATTTATACAACAAGGATTCATAAGTATATAGGTGCATATGCAGCAAGCATGAATGGCCTAGACGCAATAGTGTTTACTGCAGGGGTAGGCGAAAACAGTTTGACCATTCGGGAAAAAGTATGCAAAGGCCTTGAATTTATGGGTGTACAATTTGATGAAAAGAAAAACGATATTCGGGGAGAAGAAGCTTTTATTAATAAAGAAGGTTCTCCGGTTAATGTTCTTATCGTCCCTACAAATGAAGAAGTAATGATTGCCAGGGACACCCTGCGTCTCGGCTAG